From Taeniopygia guttata chromosome 3, bTaeGut7.mat, whole genome shotgun sequence:
CCTGCCAATACCGTGGCAGCTATGATGGATCTAAACCCAGACTAACATATTCTACCTGTACACAGACATTTGGTGGTTCAGACCCACACCATATATCCATGTCAAGTCCACTCTGTGCCAGAGGAGAGGCTCTGCGTTGATCCCTCTGTCTCACCAAGACCTGCAGGGGCCTCATTCATCATTTCAGGCCAAGAAGCAGAGACAGGGATGCCACCAGACTGATGCCATGATGTCTGTGCATGACGTCTGTCTGAAGGGATGCCAGGCATTCATTTGAGGTATACACACATTTTATTTGGCTACATCAATCAAAGCAGAAGTTCTAGATCCTGGACACACCTAAGAATTACCTACCAAATTCTTGGAGGTACCAGGTAGTTCTCAGAGGGGTTTCTCTCTTCTCTTGTgggaaggaaaaatggggaatatCCGCCTTTGGAGAATCACCTTTGGAACATGACTCGCTGTCATGCTATTCATCTGCTTATTTTCAGGCCTTGCAGTACACATCATATTTTATCTTTGCTGCCATCTTTGTTCCTCCTAGGGAATCTTGAAATTTCTGGTACATTTCCTCATTCTGAGCTTTAGAGAAGACGTCTCTCCAGTTTCCAACAACCCCTGTGTACAAGTACCAAAAACTGAAGGGAGATGCTCCTGAGAGAAAATAATATCTaggcagcagtggggcagagTCATTGACTACACAAGGCAGGAACGATCACATTAATTTCCCTGAGTGGTCTGATTGCTTGGGAGAGGAAAGGTATCAAAGATCAGAAGCAAAGGCTGTAGCCAGACAACAGGGACCATTTCTGGTTGGATGCCTGCAAGCACTCTCTCCCCTGAAGGGGATTTCCAAGGTGACTTCATGAAGcttttacacagaaaaaaaaggaaatctggTTTTGTCACAAGGGAAAGCTCATTTgtgaattattttctctgaagggggaatattttttttttttgtggtagaGAGGAGAGTGGCTAAATCCCTCTTTCTCCAAGGAGTGGTGaaagaaatggattttaaaaagccCCTGCTTGCAGTACTCAGAAACCAAAGACACTTGAGGTTGTGGAGAGCAGGAAGACAGCCAGAGCTCTGACACCAACCCCAGGCCTGTGAGAGACCATCTCTGGGACCACCACTGACATGTCCATTGAGAGGAGACATTTAAAGGTCTTGCTGAGTGGCTAACAGGAAGATGCCTTTGAggccagcagagcagtgagCCATGCATTCCCTTGAGGTTCAAGAGGCTTGGCCTGTTAGCACAACTCCTCCAAAAGGTGACTTTCATGAAGTGACATGTGCAGCCTCATCACCTGAACAACAGGACACAGCTGCACTACAACATGGAGTAACAAAGAGTTACACAGAGCCCAGGCAGATTTGGTGCATAACTGCCCCCATAACCTCACCAGTGCCGGCCCTCACCTTGGCACCTCACCTACCTAACTAACCAGGGCCACTACAGAAAAAGACAGCAACACAAAAGCAATGACTGAGGACATTAAGACTGGTGCTCTGATAAAGTTTCTCACTAATAGACCCCAAATCCTGTTAACAGCAGAAGCTTTCTGTACAGGTGGTACCACAGGAGAAAAGTCACCCAGACAGTCCAATGAGTTCACAAGTAAGTAAAGTAGCATGCTCAAAACTCCTTCTGGAGTTCTTTTTCAGAAGGTAGGTCTCCATTTGCAAAGACTTACCTTTACGGAAGAGGATGTCCCCAAACTTTCCATGAGTTTCactggatttttctttcatagcTTTGAAACTTGTCTTCTTGGCAATTCTGGAAAAATCTTCCTCACACAGAGAAAATCCAAAGAAGGAAGCAATCTTTTTCATCCCCAGAATCGGGTCCTGTCCAAAGGAACATAGCACAGAGGTGAAACCAAGAGATTTGATACTGTGACTGTGGCATGGAGCCAGCATCGTGTGGGAAGGCTAGCAGGGGTAGCTGTCTCCCATAATGTCACCAAGGAACTCCAAGAGCTCTAACAGAAAACCCTTCAAGCCAGGAAACCTACACATTCTGGCCTCAGCTTCAaggccttttcttctttcccaaaaTCTGTTCTTCTGCCAGATAAAACTCCTTTCACAAATAGGCAAGGCTATCCTCCTCCTAACTGGACTTGCCCCAAACATAAATGAGTAACTCAGAAAAGCACGTCCTTCTAAAGGGGCAGACAGGCTTGCCCCAAGAGTTTCTACTTTCCCACACCCACACATATCAGGAGGGACACACATCAAGGAAGAGCTGGGTGAAATGCCACACCTCTTTGAGTTCCTCATAGCTTATTGTCATGATCCTCTCATTGTTAATGTATTTGTTCCATTCCACTAGGTGGTCAAAGTAGGATCCCCAGGCCACTGCAAACAAAGAAGAGGAATAACTGTCTAGACTACTCCCCAGTACAGGCCTTTAACCAAATCAGAGGAGTCAGCCCAGACAGCTTTCTAAATGTGGCTTTAGAATGGTGAAGGGGTGACCAGCTCAACATGGCCTTTCTCCTGATGTCAGTGCAGCATGGCCCAAGTCTGTCCACTTGATATGGCAAATCACAAGCTCTATTGTGGGAATGCAAAAGTCAGGCAAAAACTTTCTCATGATCTCTCCATTCTAAGTGAGAGACTTGATTCTCTAGTACTCTGTTTCTGCCTTAACAGGAGCCTGTCTGCCTGTTCTGGGAGTGCCTTGATAAGTGCCTTGGTATGTCACAGAAGGATCCCCATGCACAAGGTCCTGTGTATGCCACTCATGTTAGGAGAAATGCCAGAGGATGTAGGGCAGAGTACATTTTCCATTCATGAAATCCGCAAAGTACTCATCCCAGGAGGCGAAGGACGGCATCATTGGTAGGTTGTTGCAGAAGTGGTAATAGGAGACAGCCGTGTCCTTGGGGTTCCGAACTAACACAAGGATctagaagaagaaaacacatcTTTTGACTGATCAAGATGCCATCTTTGTGACATACCacataaatcacagaatcatttatgTCACcaaccactaaaccatgtccataagtttttttaaaaaatatctccaGGAACAATGACAAACACTTCCCTGGCAGCAAGCTCTAATGCTTGGCAACActttctatgaagaaaattttctcGTATCCAGATCTAAACCTCCCGTAGTGCAACTAGAGgccatttccttttgtcctgtcactcATTACTCAGAGAAGAGACCAAACTCCACCTAGTTACAACCTCCCTTCAAGTGGCAAGGTCCCACCTGAGCCTTCTTTTTGCCAGGCTAAACAACCCTAGCTCCCTCATCTACTTCTCCTAAGACTTCTGCTCCAAACCCCTCACCAGCTCCATTGTCTTTCTCTGGACATACTCCAGGACCTCGGTGTCCTCTTTGTAGTGAGAGACCTAaaactgggcacagcactcaaggtgtgtCACTTACCAGTGCCAAGTACACGAgaacaatcactgccctggtcttGCTGACCACACTATTATTgctccaggccaggatgccactggcttTCTTGTCCACACAGGCAGAGttctggctcatgttcagccattgtcaaccagcacccccaggcctTTTCCACTGGGAAGTTTTCTATCCACTCTGCCCCCAACCTTTAGTATTACAAAGGCCCAGAAACCCACCATCAAAGTCTTCAATCCCCCAGCCATGGAAGACTAGTCCCAAGTAAGAGGAATAGGCACTTAGGTTAGGGTGAGAAGCTTGCTTCTTTCATAGATCTTTGCAGGCACATGCTAATTCATGTAAAGTTATGATACCCTATTGGCCCATTGGCCTAATTACCCTAGTTCAATCCCTATCGCCCATGTTTGGTTAGACCCTAGAATGttctcctctctctgtcctTTAATTTGCCCTGGTTTGCTGCATTCCTCCACCCCTATTTGCCTGTTGGCTGACCCGACCCTTAACCCCTCCTTGGCACCATTTTCCCCTGTAACCATTGGACCCTGACCCTCAGCTCCACCCTCACtatcccattccctgtgccctcagctTGCACCCTGTCTTTATCCCTGGACCTCATTTGGCATTGGACCTGGTTCCTCTACTGGTATACCTAGTTTGCTGGAGATCATACAAAGACCCATCCTGCCTATTTGCCAGCTTTCTAAGGTAGCAGTGAGCTTTGGGATCATGCATGCCAGACGCTCCAAGGGCCTCGGTAGTGCCAAGATGCTGCATTTGGTTGTGACCCCCATTTTGCAGGACCCAGTACATACCTTATTTAAATTCATAGAGTTGGCCTCCACTCATTCTCTGTTcaaatccctctgcagagcctcctAGCCTCCAGCAAATCAACACTCCCACCCTTCATCTTGTCTGCAAGCTTACTTGTCCACTAAAATTCGCCAGACCATACAATTCTGGTCTAATTCCTTTTATTGAGTAAGAAATCAGCTTTGGCAGATCACTTGTTGCTAATGTAAGCTTCAGGCTGAAAACAAGATGTCACTGAGTCCCTCGAGACAATTCTGACCTAGTTCCACTCCAGAGCAATGAGTTCATGATCTACTGAACAAAAGAGGCACAAACATTATCTAGATACACCCTAGCTTCTCTCTCCAGTAATTCCCATCTAAGATTATTTTAGCCACAGTCTGTGGTGGGCTTTCCCCAGGTACCCTGGTTTTAAAGGCAAGTTAAAACATAGAGAGTTACTCCTTGCCTTGCTCAGTTCTCTACCACCAATGTGGAAGCACATTTCTGAAAGGACAGTGACACTCAGCAATAAGCCCACCAACAgtcagcaaagctgctgctggaagaggaTCTTTGTTCACAGCCTTGGCACACAGAGCTGTCTCTTCAACCTTGGAAATGTGGTTGTGTATTGACCAGCTCTggtgaaaatgcagaaaagctATCTCACACAGAATAAAGCTAATTTAGGATGGAAAGCTTTTGCAGCATGATGCAAAGAGAAGACTGAAGACTCACCTTAGCCTTGCTTTGGAAAATGGATGGAGGCAGGATATCAGGTCTCAGATGGGTTACTATAATTCTTCTGGAAGGAAGCTGCTTCATCCTCTTTAAAGAAAGTGAGAAGAAATGTGACAAGACAGAAGTAGCTTATTCAGTGAGTTGTACCTGTTCATTTATTGTAGGTTATAAGAAAAGATGAGATCAGAGATGTATCTTATCACTTTGAAAACCCAGAGGGATGCACTGGTGGTGTAAGCTTCTGCAACTTCTGCCACTAAGCAACATTTCACATGACACAGGCCTAAAAACAGGACATCCTAGGAAAAGGTCTTACTAATCAAACTTATTGGGTCTATAGGAGCACTCTATGCCTTCTCAGCCCTTTTGTTGGGACACCAGAGGCACTACACACACTACTTCTGCAGACTGTAGCTGCTGTTAAGGCTTGAGGCTCTCCATTACTTCTAAGATCAGCCATTGTCTTTCAGCTATTCTTCCTGTGGGAAGAGCAGGAACAGTATTTGCAGTTATTGCTTACCTCATATATCCCAGGATCCCCAAATTCTAGACGCTGAAATGTCTCTAGCttcttttcagcatttattCTCTCTTTCATTTCCTCTTCTGTATATTTGGCATCTGCCAACTCCTTCACCATTTGTTCAAGCCAATTGGTTCCTTAAAGGATAAAGACACCAGTAGGACATCCATTCAACTTCACTTTTTCATGTAAACCTAGCCGAATGGTACCTGTCAAATTGGTTTCAAGTGAACCAGTTTGGTTCAATGTTGTACTTTAACCTTTCAACAAGTGTGTGTGCTGGTTTTCATTGCAATGGAGTTAATTTTCCCCATAGTAGCTAGTATGGAGTTTGTGTtgaatttgtgctgaaaacaatGTCGGTAACACAGAGATGTCTTAGTTACTGCTAGGCAGTAACTATGTAGTGTCAGGGCCTCCTCTGATTCTCACACTGAGCTGCCAGAGAATAGGTTGCAAGTGCACAAGAAATTAAAAGGGGACAGAGatgggacagctgaccccagctggcCCAAGGAGTATTCTATTCCATATGGAGTCAtgctcagaaataaaatttgagggaagaagaaggaaagagagatgCTGAGAGCTAAGGCACTTGTCTTACCATATCACCATCATGGGTGATGGAGCCCTGGAGACAGCTGAACATTTGACTGACAGAAGGACAGAATTAATTCCTTACTTTGCTTTGCTTCCATACATAGCTCTTGCTTTAACTGTTTAACTGTCTTTATTTCAACCCATCCCTCTGTTTCCCATCACTCTGTTTCCCTCACCCATCCCCTTGTGGGTGAAAGGAGTCGCCCTGTGGGCCACTGAGTTGAGCTGTGCGTTGCCAGCTGAGGGTAAATCGCAGCCCTGGTTAACAATCAACAAGGATATGTGCCCAAGATCAATGGGGGCGCAGCTGTTAAGCAGATACTGTGGAGAGCAGATACTGTGCACTGCTTGCTTCAGGGTCACATTGCGTCCCTTGGTAGAAGCAGAAGCAGACTTTTCTTTCAACTTCTGCTTTCAACTCTTTTCAACTTCTCTACTTTTTGGTTACCACACACTACTGCCTGTGGAAATTACTCAAGAGCTGTGTGGCTCCCAGCACTGGGCCAACTGAGTAATCtctcttctgtttctgctttccttccacAGTGCTGTCTTTAGGAGCACTGTTCTTTCTTCATTATTGACCCAGTTTGGTCTCATTCACAATTCCCAGCTGGGCTTCTGTAACTGGCAGCACAAGGGTCATCAGTCAGCCACCAGACCATCACACTCCTGACACCATCTTTGCACCAGACTTAGTTGTCTTGGCTTCTGCGGCCTGGGAGAAATGGTGTGTGAGGATCTGGGTTCAGATACTTAATCTCAGTTTTCAGCTAATACCTCCTGCAGTGCTTAAGTGGATCCTCACACATATAAACCAGTTCTGCTTACGTACAGCTCTAGAGCCTGCACACAAAGGTGATGTGATAAGGATcaacttcctctttttctgcaAATTACATACTAAGATATTTCTATAATGccaaaagggagagaaaaaaaaaaaggattctgAAAGGCCCAGagtaaaagagagagaaaatatgtaaaaatcCTTGTCTTTTCATATCAAAGGCATTCATGTCTTTTTCTCCATTTAGATACAAAGGAAAGGATGTGATTGTCTTGCTTTAGCTGGCACTGGTGTGTTCACCATTGGAATACTGTGTGCAGTTCCTAGACTGAAACACAAATGATTTTGAGAACCTGGGGAAAGTCTTGTTGAATGTCCATGAAACTACTGGGAGCTGGAGCAAATGAATTGCATAGAAAGGCTTGGTTTGTTCAGGCTGGAGATAGAAGGAAAAGGGCATGGGACACTCACTGCAGTCTTCCACTACTGCAGGTAGTAATGAAGATTGAGACTCAAAATAAGGGCATGTCTGATTGCATTGatgtaaaaacaaagaaaaacccaacccccccaaaaaaacactaTTGTGGGAAAACACTGATAAATACTTCAATGGGTGGTGAAGCACCATCCTCAAAAGTTTCAAAACCCTTCTGGACAAGGCCTTAAGCAACCAAACTTAACTTGGGATGTTAGGTCTTTCCCCAGCTTTGAGCAGGGTGTTACATTATTTGAGCTCCAGATATGCCTTAAAACTTAAATTCATGATTCTTTGAAGTCTGATGTCATCATAAGCTTTTCTCAGGAATTGTTGCTGTGTTAAGTGACAGCATTAAATAATCAACTTCAGGATTGTAGCACTGTGTATTTGACTATTGATCAAGAAAACACTTACCTGATTTAGGATAACCTACTAGAATCACATCATCGCTCCTGGCTTCAAAGGATTTCAGAGCTTCCAAAGTCTGCGGGCTGCTAATTGTAGCTGGGTATAAAATACCTCTGTAGGAAAATAGCATGTCTTCCGGGGCCATCTTGTCACcctctgaaaaacatttgtCCATTATTTCAATGATTCTTTCACTGTTTCGGGTCATATCTGTATCCCTGTGTAAATCTACCCAAAGAGATATAGGTTGTCTGTCCACAATGCAGAAAAGTTTTATGCAACATATAAGTAAATAGGACAGGGTTGTTCACTCAAGGGTGAAGGTGCAAGTCACTGATTAACTCTGTACTCTGTTAAATCCTTTTGATATTACTGAACTCCATGGAGACTGACAAGAGGGACCTATGGTCTTTGCTGCAACTAATACTAGGAACAGGAAATATTAGGGCAAAAACTAGTAGGAATAATAATGTTAAATTACACCAAAGAAACATCTGTAAATTatatttcctgaaataaaatcttGAAATGGATTAGGGAAAGGACAAGAGATGGAAGAtgttaatataatttttctgatttgttcattctcttaaaaagaaacagacaaaaatacaatataaacataattttcagtggaaatttctctttttaggTATCAGAGGCAACAAAAGAGACTAGACCAAAAAgaaagatacttttttttttttgatagttGGCAAGAACGTAGAAGTAAGAAATTTTGAGAGCTCTGCTATTGTGTCAGTCAGTTAGGTCTTACCTTCAAAACAGATTCCCAAGTTTTCTGAATTGATTCTCACACTCACTAGCTTCATCTCTGCTTAATTTTCAGTCTCGAAATATGTCACTCAAGTGATATATCAAGTTTCTTTGCCTACATTCATTTTTTTGACATGGCAGCCTGCCTTTACCATTCTCATTTCTTTCACTCCCTTGCCCCACTGAATGTAAGGGCCCACAGAGTATCTCAAATGGAGCAAAAGCCCATGAGGTGTTACTACTCTGAATAGCTCTGTCCTTCAGAGTGAGATTGTTAGGGGCACAAAGGGACTGAATTCAAGACTTGGGATGACACAGGAGAGGACAAAACTCCAGAAACAGGTCATGGTCTGGTTTTCAATCTGGTCACCAAGACCAGAATAAGGTCTGAGCCTTCTTTTGCTAGCATTGTCATCATG
This genomic window contains:
- the LOC100232745 gene encoding sulfotransferase 6B1 isoform X1, producing MTRNSERIIEIMDKCFSEGDKMAPEDMLFSYRGILYPATISSPQTLEALKSFEARSDDVILVGYPKSGTNWLEQMVKELADAKYTEEEMKERINAEKKLETFQRLEFGDPGIYERMKQLPSRRIIVTHLRPDILPPSIFQSKAKILVLVRNPKDTAVSYYHFCNNLPMMPSFASWDEYFADFMNGKLAWGSYFDHLVEWNKYINNERIMTISYEELKEDPILGMKKIASFFGFSLCEEDFSRIAKKTSFKAMKEKSSETHGKFGDILFRKDRRHAQTSWHQSGGIPVSASWPEMMNEAPAGLGETEGSTQSLSSGTEWT
- the LOC100232745 gene encoding sulfotransferase 6B1 isoform X3, translated to MAPEDMLFSYRGILYPATISSPQTLEALKSFEARSDDVILVGYPKSGTNWLEQMVKELADAKYTEEEMKERINAEKKLETFQRLEFGDPGIYERMKQLPSRRIIVTHLRPDILPPSIFQSKAKILVLVRNPKDTAVSYYHFCNNLPMMPSFASWDEYFADFMNGKLAWGSYFDHLVEWNKYINNERIMTISYEELKEDPILGMKKIASFFGFSLCEEDFSRIAKKTSFKAMKEKSSETHGKFGDILFRKDRRHAQTSWHQSGGIPVSASWPEMMNEAPAGLGETEGSTQSLSSGTEWT
- the LOC100232745 gene encoding sulfotransferase 6B1 isoform X2, producing MTRNSERIIEIMDKCFSEGDKMAPEDMLFSYRGILYPATISSPQTLEALKSFEARSDDVILVGYPKSGTNWLEQMVKELADAKYTEEEMKERINAEKKLETFQRLEFGDPGIYERMKQLPSRRIIVTHLRPDILPPSIFQSKAKILVLVRNPKDTAVSYYHFCNNLPMMPSFASWDEYFADFMNGKLAWGSYFDHLVEWNKYINNERIMTISYEELKEDPILGMKKIASFFGFSLCEEDFSRIAKKTSFKAMKEKSSETHGKFGDILFRKGVVGNWRDVFSKAQNEEMYQKFQDSLGGTKMAAKIKYDVYCKA